One stretch of Armigeres subalbatus isolate Guangzhou_Male chromosome 2, GZ_Asu_2, whole genome shotgun sequence DNA includes these proteins:
- the LOC134217456 gene encoding eukaryotic translation initiation factor 3 subunit A-like — protein MGPKSKLKTETTSENSPKKKASRSLRLEKLRQYQADRIIAESPEQRAERLLALKQYQRNRIRQELPVEREERLQKLRDAQKRRLENETPEQREIRLATLRANYYKRRGKTSKRKKKKIASKTDNLAESEDKTETNSKPKPGLKIKILNLTKRGKEIVE, from the coding sequence ATGGGACCAAAATCTAAGCTCAAGACAGAAACAACCTCAGAAAATTCACCGAAGAAAAAAGCAAGTCGTTCCCTCCGGCTGGAGAAACTACGCCAATACCAAGCCGATCGTATAATAGCGGAATCTCCGGAGCAACGAGCCGAACGTTTGCTTGCACTTAAACAATATCAACGAAACAGGATCCGCCAGGAATTGCCCGTCGAAAGGGAGGAACGACTTCAAAAGCTACGCGACGCTCAGAAACGTCGCCTGGAGAATGAGACGCCGGAACAGCGTGAGATCCGGCTCGCCACGCTGAGAGCAAACTATTACAAACGGCGGGGCAAGACTTCGAaacggaaaaagaagaagatagcaTCGAAAACAGACAATCTTGCGGAAAGTGAGGATAAGACAGAAACAAATAGCAAACCAAAACCtggattgaaaattaaaatactAAATTTAACAAAACGGGGGAAAGAAATAGTCGAATAA